A section of the Sedimentisphaera cyanobacteriorum genome encodes:
- a CDS encoding KilA-N domain-containing protein, producing the protein MKKINVSGSEIMLYNVDRENYISITDIAKYKNPDSPADIIKNWMRSKNTIELLGLWERIHNQNFKLVEFDQFRNQAGYNHFVLSPKKWIDSTNAIGLQSKPGRYGGTFAHADIALEFASWVSVEFKFYLLKEFQRLKENQTQELDWSVKRSLTKINYRIHTDAIKEHLIPQQIDKKQASFLYASEADVLNVALFGMTSAQWQKANPDEKGDIRDNANVIQLVCLANLENLNALFISERLPQNERLERLNEIAIKQMKLLVEEANRKLLR; encoded by the coding sequence ATGAAGAAAATCAATGTATCCGGCAGTGAAATAATGCTTTACAATGTTGACCGTGAGAACTACATCTCGATAACAGATATTGCAAAATACAAAAACCCCGACTCGCCAGCCGATATCATTAAAAACTGGATGAGGAGCAAAAATACGATTGAGCTTCTTGGGCTGTGGGAGCGAATCCACAATCAAAACTTCAAACTGGTCGAATTCGACCAGTTTAGGAATCAGGCCGGCTATAATCATTTCGTGCTTTCGCCCAAGAAATGGATAGATTCAACAAATGCGATAGGCCTTCAGTCCAAACCGGGCAGATATGGCGGCACATTTGCACACGCAGATATAGCGTTAGAATTTGCGTCCTGGGTGTCGGTAGAATTCAAATTTTATCTGCTGAAGGAATTTCAGCGGCTCAAAGAAAACCAGACGCAAGAGCTGGATTGGTCGGTTAAACGAAGCCTAACTAAAATCAACTACCGCATACATACTGATGCGATTAAGGAGCACCTGATACCGCAGCAGATTGATAAGAAACAGGCCTCTTTTCTATATGCAAGCGAAGCAGATGTTTTAAATGTTGCCCTTTTCGGAATGACCTCCGCACAATGGCAGAAAGCCAACCCGGATGAGAAGGGAGATATCCGTGATAATGCTAATGTGATTCAGCTGGTATGTTTGGCAAATTTAGAAAATCTTAATGCTCTGTTTATATCTGAACGCCTGCCGCAAAATGAAAGACTTGAAAGACTAAACGAGATTGCAATAAAGCAAATGAAACTGCTGGTAGAAGAAGCGAACCGCAAATTGCTGAGATAA